Genomic window (Chitinophagales bacterium):
TTCTGGCTGGTGAAAATTGACGGATCAGGAAATATATTATGGGAAAATTGTTTTGGAGGCTCTTTGGCGGAAAGAGCTTCATCCGTAATTGAATGCAGCGACGGAGGTTTTCTGCTTTCCGGCACTACCGATTCAAATAATAATGGCGATGTTTCTGCTTCGAATGGCGAAACAGACTATTGGATTGTGAAAAGCGATCCATTGGGAACGCTGCAATGGCAAAGATGCCTTGGAGGCAGTTTTGATGATTATGGAATTCAGGCTTTGCCTATATCAGACGGTGGCTATATTGTCAGTGGCAATACGCAATCTCAGAATACTGGTGATGTGGGGGTTGGTTATGGCGGCTATGATTTTTGGCTGGTACAACTGAATCCTGCCTGTACGCTGCCATCAATCAGCATCAGTGCCGGCGGAACAACCAGTCTTTGCAGCGGAGAAAAAGTGAAATTGACTGCTTCCACCCAAGTTAGCTATCAATGGCAGAAGAATGGGATAAACATAGCCGGTGCTACAAAAAAGAGTTATACGGCAAAGGATCCCGGCACTTATTTTTGTACTACGAACAATGAATGTGGTACAGCAACCTCCAATGGCATTTCTGTTACCGTGAATAATTTACCTTTAGCAAAAATTACTCCCGGCGGTATCAAAAACATTTGTGCCAATCAACTTCCCTATACATTGTCTGCCAGTTCTTCAACTTCACAAACTTATCAATGGTTATTGAATGACAACTCGATCAGCGGAGCAACCGGCCTTACCTATGCTGCTCCTGCTGCAGGTTCATACAAAGTCGTCGTAACAAACACCATGACCGGATGCAGCAAGACATCAAAAGCAACAGTAATAAATGTAACGTGCAGGCAAACCGACATAGCAGCAGCAGAAGCTGCTATCTATCCAAACCCGAATTCTGGTTCCTTCATATATATGATTCATACAGCAGAAGATCTGACAATGAGCATTACAATAGCCAATTCAATTGGTAAAGTAGTGTATCATTCCTCGGTAGATTTGGTTGCCGGCACTAATGAAATTCCAATAAGTATTGAAAATGCAACAGACGGAATCTACTTTGTAACCCTTGACGGAAGGAAAGACATTCCTCAGGTGTTCAAGTTAATTGTTACAGACGCGGATAAATAGCATCGGTGTTCTGAAACTAAACATAATACAATCTTGGTAAGCCCAAGATGCGCCCCAAGTTTCAATCGTCGCGAAATGCAGGAGCAGACCAAGTTGGACTGCTTATAAGTTTCCATAAAATCAATCGACCCGTGGCATTGGTCAAACTGGATATGCATCTTATGGCTTAAGTCTTACGACCTAAACCTTACCAAGCGCACTCTTGCAATATTGTGATTACAAACATTAGTCTAGCTTCAATGTCACCGTTTCCGCTTCAACCAACCTACTCCTGCAGAAACCCCATACGCTCCCACTCAGCTTTGTTCACCGCAATAATCGCATCTGTCGTATCTCCGGATTTATTGGTATTGAGTGCGGATGGGACACGAGTCCACAGCAGCTTGTTTGGATTCTGCGCGTAAATATTTGTTTCAATCATGCAGGTTTTGTCTTCGGGGTAGTAGTCCGCTGAAAATACCGGTAACCACACGACCCGGCATAACCTGTTCCTTCCACATAGCTGACTCATGTCCGCGTTATTCAGGCGCTTAAGCACGATACCTTCAAAGCCATCCCTTTCAAGCTTTGCGCGACCTTCCGATCGTTGGTATCGGATGGCAACAGGTAACTGTAAACCTGTACACGTTAGTCAGGTTAACAATTCCGGACTAACGGGCGATGAAATACCAAACGGTTATTTGCCTGGCTTCAGAATTATTGGAGAAGCATCACCAGACATCACTACTATTTTGAAGATTTCAAGGGCTTTGCTCAACTAGTTTGCATCATGGTGCTTGTCAAAACAATTTTGAGATTGCTTCTTGTTGATTTATCCTTGTCAGTGATTCCATAAATGCGGAATCCATTCAGGGTTCTTCTTAAGCGGAATGAGTGATGAAGTCATCCGATGACTTCCAAGCAGTTTTTCTTTTTTGCGGGTTTGTATCAGGTCATATGATTACTGCTGCTCCAATCCGCTCCATTGGTGTACTCCGGACAAGCGCAAATCCGAAATCCGCAATTCCCTGCCCTTAAACCTGACTAAAATCATTTCCACTCCTGCCTGAGATCATTGAATTTCTGTATTTGAATTTGCAAACTTTGATCATTCATTTAATCAAAATATATGCATATGAAAACAATCAGATTATTACTCGCGATTTTATTTGCTGCCGGCTTAACCAGTAGCCGGGCACAGGATACATGGACACAAAAAGCTGATTTTGGAGGAACAGCAAGATATGGAGCGGTAGGATTCTCGATTGGGAACAAAGGCTATATAGGCACTGGTGGACAGGAGCAAAACCCAACTTCATATAATATTGATTTTTGGGAGTATGATGCGGCATCAGATGTATGGACTCAAAAAGCGGATTTTGGTGGTGAATCCAGATTATCTGCTGTAGGTTTCAGCATCGGCACCAAAGGATACTTGGGAACAGGATATAAATATGATGGAGCATACAACTATTACAAAGATTTCTGGGAATATGATCCTTTGAACAATGCATGGACCAAGAAAGCTGATTTTGGAGGTGTTGCAAGGAGAAATGCCGTTGGATTCTCCATTGGCAACAAAGGATACATCGGCACCGGCGGCGCTTATCCATATTATTACACCGATTTCTGGGAATATGATCCCTATATTGATACCTGGATACAGAAAGCGGATTTTGGTGGAGCTGCACGTGGATGGGCTGTTGGTTTCAGCATTGCCAATAAAGGGTACATTGGAACAGGAAGGAACTTGTATTCGGGTTCTATTATGATTGATTTATGGGAATATGACACTGAAACTGATAACTGGCTACAACGTGCTGACTATCCAGGGTATGCATTTCTATATTATGGAGCAAGTGGTTTTTCCATCGGTAACAAGGGGTATTTGGCAGCAGGTTATTCAAGTACACATAAAGATTTTTGGGAATATGATCCTATAAGCAATACCTGGACCAAGAAAGCTGATTTTGGAGGATCGGGCGTAGATGGGGCTGCTGCATTTGCTATTGGTGGAAAAGGTTACGTAGGAACAGGGGTGACAGTTCTACCAGGATCCAATACTTACTATAATTATCTTTGGGAATATTCTCCAGCCATATGCACCGGATTGACTATGTATTTAGATGTCGATAGTGATGGTTATGGTCATATTGAAAACAGCTATTTTTCGGCGGATTGTATTGTCCCCAATGGATTTGTTTATGACAGCACCGATTGTAATGATATGAATGCAACGATTAATCCTGGTGCCTTAGAAATCTTGAATGGCATTGATGACAACTGCAATGGAATTATTGATGAACCGCAAGATGCATGGACGCAAAAAGCAGACGTAGGAGCAATTAAAAGAATATTCGCGGTAGGATTCTCCATTGGTAATAAGGGATATATTGGCACCGGATTTGATGGCACTATTTACAAAAAGGACTTCTGGGAATATGACCCTGTAACTGATGTGTGGACACAGAAAGCCGACGTTTTAAAAGGTAGTGTATATGATGCAACTGGCTTTTCAATTGGAAGCAAAGGGTATGTTGGTGTTGGGGCTGTCGGTAGTGCCTTACGGAAAGATTTCTTGGAATATGATCCGGTTACTAATGTATGGACAAAGAAATCCAATTTTGGAGGTGCAGCAAGGAGTAAAGCGGTTGGATTCTCCATTGGTAATAAGGGATATATTGGCACCGGATGGGATGGCACTTCTTACAAAAAGGACTTCTGGGAATATGATCAAGTTAACGATACATGGTCAAAGATAGCAGATTTCGAAGGTGAGGAAAGGCAAGATGCGACAAGCTTTGTGATTGCAAATAAAGCTTATGTTGGAACTGGCAGTTCGTCCGTCGATTACATGAATGATTTCTGGGTATATTACCCTGATACGGATAAGTGGGTACAGATAGCAAACTATGCAGGTGGAATGGTAAGCAATGCAAGTAGTTTTTCAATTGGAACTAAAGGGTATGTGGGACTTGGGTACGACGGTGTTAGTTCATCAGAAAATTTCTGGGAATATGATCCAGTAACTAATATTTGGACTAAGAAAGCTGATTTTGGAGGCGGCACAAGGAATAGCGCTGTTGCATTTTCCATTGACGAAAGAGGCTATGTCGGAACCGGCTGGAACAATGCAGGTAGGAAGAATGATTTCTGGGAATATTTGCCGGCAGGCTTGTGTACCGGATTAACTGTATATTCAGATGCCGATAGCGATAATTATGGCGATGCTGCCAACAGTTTTTTCGCAGCGGATTGCATTCTTCCAAACGGGTATGTTGGCAACAGTACCGATTGCGATGATGCGAATGCAGCAATATATCCTGGTGCCCTTGAAATATTCAATGGCGTCGATGACGACTGCAATGGAATTGTTGATGATATCGTATGCAATCCTCCAACAGGACTGCTAACTGAAAACATTACTTCAACTTCTGTTAAATTCAAGTGGAATTATTCAGCAACCTCTTACAAACTGCGTTACAAAGTTGCTACCACCGGCACCTGGACATTGCTTGGGCCTACAGGACAAACAAAAACCGTGGATGGTCTATTGGCCAATACAAAATATGTATGGCAGGTAAAGAGTGTTTGCAATGTTGATCCGAAGATTACGTCCGAATGGTCGGCAAAGCAATTCTTCACCACTGCCCAGCTGAAAATAAGTAACGACAAGTCAACTTCCTTAAACCTGTATCCTAATCCTACTTGTGAAAACTTCACTCTGAATCTCCAATTTCATTCCGCCCTCAATCAATCAGTATCCATCCAATTGCTGAATGTCCTTGGCCAAATTATTTACTCATCTCAGGAATTCGTGAATGGTGAGTTAACCAAAGTAGTCACGATGCCGTCTTCAGCAACATCAGGATGGTACATTGTGAGAGTGGTGATGAGTGATCAGGTGATGGAGAAGAAGTTACTGTATCAGAAATAAAATGTTGCATTGATTTTATTCGGGCTCCGGTATTTTTCGGAGCCCGTTCTTCCATTACATGAAAGGCAGGTGTAGATGCAATCAACAATGGTGAATCCTTAATCTTTCATTGCATAATCAAAAAAAAGATGGTATTGATTTCCATCGACGGTATACCGTTCTTCCAGGTCAAACGCTCAGCGATACCATGCACTTTTGCAGCAATAGCATTTGTCTATGCCTCACTTGCCGAATCTCTGGCTTGTACGTCGTCAGAACAATGAGAAAACCCAATTCATCAAACATTACGGAAGGGAAGATTCAAATTTCCTTTTATCCCGGATTTTTCAATTGAAAAATCCCGCTCCGCTACGACTTAGAACTGCTAATGGTTTGTTCATTTTAATAAGAAAGAAAATGTTTCACAAACCCTAAGCAGTTCTACGTCGGGGTTAAACCCATTTCCATTTTGAACTGCAAAATGTGGGTTTATGCATGCAGCTAAAATAAAAGGCTGCCTGAAAAAGACAGCCTTATTGTAATAATATAGCTTCGGCTCAATCACCTTGTCACTGAATCAAAAGTTTGACGATACCACTAATTTTCCTCGTTGGCGCGGATTTGTAATCACTTCTGTTCGAAACATGCTCAAAAGCTTGCTGGGCATACGTTACAGGCAATCTGCTTTAGAGATTTTTATACTGAAAATGCAATGGGTTACAATTGGCACCATGCTTTTCCTGAGGGGAGAATAGTTCATGACTATTTGAGATAGGATTTTATGTTCACTTTTCCCAATAGAAATATGAATGAAAGTTACGCCAGTTATGGGTTCTGAAGGTTTCGAACACCTTTGATTTGTAATCCGTGCCTCTTGAGCAAAGGGATTTTCAATCCAGCCAGTATGAGTACGACGTTATATTTTTGTATTGATGGTGAAGGAAAATGAATTGAAAAGCCAAAAGTTCAATCGGTTAACATTAAATAAAATCCTACCCGCGCTGCAGCATATCCGGACTAACGAGTTAATCGGGAGATGAACTTTCTGGTATATTGAGGATTATAATCCTCTTCTCAGCAAGTCCGGCTTACAAATCAATGGTGTTCGAAACATAAGTAAACCCATGATGGACAAAGATTACAGGCAATTTATTTTGGGGCTTTGCATCATTAAGAATAATGGAGCATCAGTAATAATAGACTTTTGCTAAGGAGAACAAATTCAATGAACTGTTGGAGATTGATCTTGCTCTCGATTTACCCGGCAAAAATTTTATTGAAAGTCAATCCAGTTAAGGGTTCTGTAGGTTTCGAACACCTGTGATTACAATTCCGGACTAACGGGAGATGAAATACCAAACGGTTATTTGCCTGGCTTCAGAATTATTGGAGAAGCATCACCAGACATCACTACCATTTTGAAAATTTCAAGGGCTTTGCTCAACTAGTTTGTTTCATGGTGCTTGTCAAAACAATTTTGAGATTGCTTCTTGTTGATTTATACTTGTCAGTGATTCCATAAATGCGGAATCCATTCAGGGTTCTTCTTAAGCGGAATGAGTGATGAAGTCATCCGATGACTTCCAAGCAGTTTTTCTTTTTTGCGGGTTTGTATCAGGTCATATGATGACTGTTGCTCCAATCCGCTCCATTGGTGTACTTCGGACAAGCGCAAATCCGAAATCCGCAATTCCCTGCCCTTAAACCTGACTAAAATCATTTCCACTCCTGCCTGAGATCATTGAATTTCTGTATTTGAATTTGCAAACTTTGATCATTCATTTAATCTAAAATATATGCATATGAAAACAATCAGGTTATTACTCATTCTTTTTCTTGCAGCCGGCTTAACCAGTAGCCGGGCACAAGATACCTGGACACAAAAAGCAAATTTTGGTGGCACCGCAAGATCTGGAGCAGCAGCCTTTTCCATCGGAGATAAAGGCTACTTAGGAACAGGTAGCACACCAACAGTATCCGCCCTGTTTAAGGATTTCTGGGAATATGATCCCGCTGCAGATACCTGGACTCAGAAAGCGGATTTCGGAGGTGGCGAAAGGGCTGCAGCGGTTGGCCTTTCCATCAATGGGAAAGGATATATCGGGACGGGTTTCAGCGGCAGTTTTTGGGGAACCTATTACAATGATTTCTGGGAATATGACCCTGTTACAAATTCATGGACAAAGAAGGCGGATTTTGGAGGTGTACCCAGAAGTGAAGCTGGAGGCTTTACCATCGGAGGCAAAGGTTACATAGGAACAGGTTATACCTATACCATTGGCGAATATTACAGTGATTTTTGGGAATACGATCCTGCTTCGGATGTATGGACCAAAAAAGCTGATTTTGGAGGAGGAGATTGGGCTGATCCTACCGCTTTCTCCATTGGCAATAAAGGATATATGGGCACCGGGTGGAAGAATGGATTGAGCGCAAGCTTCTATGAATATGACCCTGCCACCGATACATGGACAAAAAAAGCAAATTACGGAGGAGGTGCCATACAGTATTCTGTAGGTTTTTCGATCGGAAATAAAGGATATATCGGAACCGGTGTCGGCAGTGCTGTTTTCTATGAGTATGACCCTGATTTAAACAAGTGGACGAAGAAAGCTGATTATGGAGGTGGAGGCGTTAATGTTGCCGCAGGGTTTTCAATTGGAAACAAAGGTTACATTGGAACAGGACAAACAAATATTGCCTTAAAATCTTTTTGGGAATATACCCCGGAAACCTGCACTGGTTTGACAGTTTATGCAGATATAGATGGCGATAGCTATGGTGATGCTGCCAATACCTACTTTGCAGCAGACTGCATTGTTCCAAATGGATATGTATCGAACAGCACCGATTGCAATGATGGAAGCGCAACCATTCACCCGGGTGCAATTGAAATAATGAATGCAACAGATGATGATTGCAATGGAATTATAGATGATATAGCACAAAATATATGGTCGCAAAAAGCGGATTTCGGAGGAACAGCCAGGGAAGGAGCTGTCGGATTTTCCATCGGCGGCAAAGGATATATTGGCACCGGATATCACAATGGCGCGATTTATAAAGATTTTTGGGAGTATGATGCCGCAACCAATGTATGGACGCAAAAGGCTGATTACTCCGGAAATACAACTTACAGGGGGATGGCCTTCGCTATTGGAAATAAAGGTTATGTTGGAACCGGGAGCGAAGGAGGAACCGATTTCAGTAAGGATTTCTGGGAATATGATCCTGCATCCAATACCTGGACACAGAAAGCGGATTTTGCCGGATCAGGAAGGTATGCTGTTGTTAGTTTCTCGATTGGAAACAAAGGATATGCAGGTACAGGATTCAACTGGGGAGCTAATGGTAACACCGCGACAAACCTGAAAGATTTTTGGGAATATGACCCAACAACAGATAAATGGACTAAAAGAGCAGATTACACGGGTGGAAATTGTGCTTGGGCAAGCGGTTTTAGTATTGGAACTAAGGGGTATATTGGAACCGGTATCACAGGTAACCCGTTCGGAGGAGTTGTTACCAATCAATTTTGGGAATATGATCCCGCTATTGACACCTGGACACAGAAAACCAATTTCGGAGGAACAGCAAGATCGGCTGCCGCCGGATTTTCAGTTGGGAGTAAAGGATATATTGGTACCGGCAGCGATGGCGGATATAAGAAGGATTTCTGGGAATATGATCCGGTTGCTGACACCTGGACAAAGAAAGCGGATTTCAGCGGGTCAGGCAGACAGTTCGCAACCGGCATTTCCATCAACGGGAAAGGTTATTTGGGCCTTGGTAATAATGGATCTTCGCTAAAGGATTTCTGGGAATATACTCCTGTCACAAATACTGCTTTATGTGAGGTGCCATCAGGTGAAGCAACAATAAATATTACCGGCACTACTGCCGATCTTGTTTGGAATGATGTTACTACAGCTTTGGGTTACGTGATTAAGTACAATACAGAGGGCGGAACTGGTAAAGCCAAAGTAACCTACTCCAAATCCAACTCAAAACCCATTTCCGGATTAACACCAAGCACTGCCTATTTCTGGAGGGTGAAAAGTGTTTGTTCAGAAGATCCGAAAGTTGTTGCTGAATGGTCAGAAAAATATTTCTTCACTACTGCCCCATTCAAAATCGGGGATGACCAATCCAATTCGCTTACTCTATATCCAAACCCTGTTTCGCAACAGTTCACGCTGAATATTGAATCAGGTTCAACCACCAATCAGGCAGCATCCATTTATCTGCTGAATGTTCTTGGCCAAACTGTTTATTCCTCTCAGGAATTCGTGAATGGTGAGTTGACCAAAGTAATTACGATGCCGTCTTCAGCAACATCAGGATGGTACATTGTGAGAGTGGTGATGAGCGATCAGGTAATAGAACAGAACTTGTTGTATCAAAAATAGTTGACGAAGCCGTTCATATGGAGAGACGGTTCCAAATGGAACCGTCTCCTCATTAAGGAATTTGTTTCTTTATAAATATATCATGAAGCTGATCCATGTCATTGGATTTCTCTTCACTTTGAACGAAACTTTGAGAATTACTTATTCTAAAAACTCTCGCTATGAAAAACTTAACAGCAATACTCATCATTCTATTTACAGTAGGATTAAACAGTATCCGGGCGCAGGATATCTGGACTCAAAAAGCCGATTTCGGCGGTGGTGCAATATCAGGAGCAGTAGCATTTTCCATTAACGATAAAGGTTACGTTGGCGCTTTTGGCACCGAAGCTTTCTGGCAATATGATCCGGCAACTGATGTCTGGACTCAAAAAGCAGATTATGGTGGCGGTTGCAGATCAGGGGCCGTAGGTTTTTCCATTGGCAGCAAAGGCTACCTGGGAACGGGTTCGAATGGTTTGACTCTCTACAAAGATTTCTGGGAATACGATCCTTCAACTAATATCTGGATTAAAAAATCCGATTATGGTGGTGAAGCTCGGAAATTAGCCGTTGGATTCTCCATTGGAAACAATGGATATATTGGTACAGGCTATGGTGGAACAATTTCAAACGATTTCTGGGAATATGAATCTGATGCTGATAAATGGACCAAAAAAACTAATTATCCAGGATTAGGACACTGGGGCGGGGTTGCCTTTTCAATCGACAAATTTGGATATGTAGGAACTGGAGTAGGGTCTGATGAATATCAAACCTATGATTTCTGGAAATATAACCCAACTTCTGATAAATGGAATGAGATAGCAGGTGTAAATGGATGGAGATCAGGGGCAGTTGGTTTTTCAGCAAATGGAAAGGGATATGTTGGCCTAGGAAGTGGTGATGCATTGGGCTATTTGATTGAATATAACGATATTGAAGAATATGACCCAATAAAAGGTTACTGGAGAATTACAAGATTTCCCGGGGGAGCCAGAACCGGTGCAGTTGGTTTCTCTATTAGCGGGAAAGTATACATTGGCATGGGATTTAAAATTTTAGGTTCATCAGACGATATTTACAATGATTTCTGGGAGTATACACCTGAAACCACACCTTCATGCATTGTTCCTACCGGCGAAGCAACAGTAAACATCACCGGCACCTCCGCCAAATTGAAGTGGGATATTGTTGATGAGGCAAAGCGTTACAACGTTCGTTACAGAGCTGCTGGAACCAATGAGTGGATAATACTTACAAATATAATATCCAACTCAATAGCTATTTCCGGCTTAATACCAAACACACTTTATCTATGGGAAGTTAAATGTATCTGTTCTGCAACTCCTGTTGTTTCTTCCTATTGGTCTGCAAAAGAATCCTTCACTACCGGGACACTCAGAATTGAAACGGACCCAGCAACATCAATGCAGTTATATCCCAATCCTGTTACTGAATCCTTCACATTGGATCTTCAACTCGGCACAACCACGGACCAATCAGCAACTATATACCTGCTTAATACACTTGGACAAACCGTTCATTCATCTAAGGAGGTAGTGAATGGCGAGTTGACCAAAGTAATTACGATGCCGTCTTCAGCAACATCGGGATGGTACATTGTGAGAGTGGTGATGAGTGATCAGGTGTTTGAGAAGAAGTTGTTGTATCAGAAGTAGTCGTTTATACTATTATACTTACTGCGGGCTCCGGAAATTTTTCGGGGCCCGCTCCTATTCATATAGCATTCAAGATTCTATGGTTAGTCATACCATCAACTACCATTCTGAAGCCCGGGAAAATTGATACGAATCATACTTTGAACTGACATTTATCATTCACAAACAGTACTTTAAAAATCATCTTTGTCCATTCACTCTTTAATCTAAAATTATGCTATATGAAAACAATCAGACTAATACCAGTAGTATTACTTATTGGCTGCTTAACCAGTAGTTGGGCTCAGTTAGCCCCCATCATATCTTCCTTTTATCCAACTTCAGGAGCAGCTGGCACCAGTGTGACCATTTATGGAAATAACTTTAATCCATCGGTAGCCGATAACATAGTTTACTTTGGCGCAGTAAAAGCAACCGTTACTGCGGCAAGCAGCTCCCAACTATCAATAGTGGTGCCTGCAGGTACTACCTTTCAACCCATATCAGTAACCAACACTGCTATCGGTCTTACCGGCTATTCTGGTTTTTCATTCGCACTGACTTTCCCGGGCGGAGGTGATATTACGTCCTCTTCCTTTGCTCCGAAAATTGACCTGGAAGAACCATCAGGAGGAATTACCGGTGATATTGATGGTGATGGCAAACCGGATCTTGTTGCCGCTGAATTTTATGGAGATATTTACATCCTCAGAAATACCAGCACACCGGGCAATATTTCCTTTGATCCTTTGATCGCATTAGGAACTGAAGACACCTACAATAACCTTTTACTCTCCGATGTGAATGGTGACGGAAAATTGGACATCGTTACCAGCAATTATTGGAATTTCCAGGTAGTCATATTTAAAAACCTAAGCTCACCGGGCGTGATTTCCTTCGGGCCGAAAATCACTTTTGCTGCCGGAGGTTTTAATGACGATATTGTAGCAGGGGATATGGATGGCGACGGCAAACCTGACCTGGCAGTAGCTAATAATGTAAATGGCACGGTTTACCTTTTCCATAATAACAGCACTATTGCAGACATCGCCTTTTCTCATACAGGAGATTTGTCTTTTGGCGAATGCGGCTGCTATGCTCCAAGGTATTTGGCACTTGGAGAACTGAATGGTGATAACAAACCTGATTTGGTTTATCCGAATAATGAAGACGACGTAATCGGAATATCAAAAAATACCAGTACCACCGGCTCGTTCAGCTTCACAAAAGATATACTAACCTTCCCTTTTGGAGAAAATCAGGCATACCAGGTCAATACAACAGATTTGGATCAAGACAGTAAACAGGATGTATTCGCAAGTATTGCCTCGGGGATTTCTTTTTGGAGAAACACCAGCACGGTGGATTCATTTACTTTCGATGCAGAGCAAAACTTCGCTGACTTTTTTTTCAATGCATCATGCGACCTGAATGGTGATGGGAAAGTTGACTTGATAGGTAGCAGCAGTGAGGGTTTCACTGTTTTGCAAAACAATGGAAACGCAGGCCTCATTTCTTTTATAGAAAAAGTGATACCCGGCTTAAGCGGATTTATTGCAATTGACCTGGATGGAGACGGTAAACCGGATCTTACGGATGGCTATTCTGTTTACTTAAATACTATGGGCAACAATATTGAATGCAATAATCCAACCGGTTTAGCAGTGAGTAATATCAGCAGCACATCAGCGCAGTTACAATGGGAAAATAATCCGACTGCATTGCATTACAAAGTGCAATATAAAGTTGCAGGTACGGGTGATTGGAATACGCTGGCAAAAATAACTTCCACCACTTACCTTCTTTCCGGACTAACTCCCAATACTTCCTACTATTGGCGCTCAAAAAGTATTTGTTCGAAAGAACCCAAAATTACCTCTGAGTGGTCGGTAAAACAACTATTCACTTCCGCACCAATGCGGATTGGCGATCAGCAAATGGTAACCCTGCAACTGTTTCCCAACCCGGTATCTGAAAACTTCACGATTAACCTTCGATTTACTTCCCTGCCAGATCAGGCTGTTGATCTTTTCCTGCTGAATACCCTGGGCCAGGTTGTTTATTCAGCTCATGAAATCGTTGGAAATGGTATGCTTAATAAGGTAATCACGATGCCATCCACCGCCACATCAGGCTGGTATGTGGTGAGAGTGGTGATGAGTGATCAGGTAATAGAACAGAAATTGCTGTATCAGAAATAGTT
Coding sequences:
- a CDS encoding T9SS type A sorting domain-containing protein, whose translation is MKNLTAILIILFTVGLNSIRAQDIWTQKADFGGGAISGAVAFSINDKGYVGAFGTEAFWQYDPATDVWTQKADYGGGCRSGAVGFSIGSKGYLGTGSNGLTLYKDFWEYDPSTNIWIKKSDYGGEARKLAVGFSIGNNGYIGTGYGGTISNDFWEYESDADKWTKKTNYPGLGHWGGVAFSIDKFGYVGTGVGSDEYQTYDFWKYNPTSDKWNEIAGVNGWRSGAVGFSANGKGYVGLGSGDALGYLIEYNDIEEYDPIKGYWRITRFPGGARTGAVGFSISGKVYIGMGFKILGSSDDIYNDFWEYTPETTPSCIVPTGEATVNITGTSAKLKWDIVDEAKRYNVRYRAAGTNEWIILTNIISNSIAISGLIPNTLYLWEVKCICSATPVVSSYWSAKESFTTGTLRIETDPATSMQLYPNPVTESFTLDLQLGTTTDQSATIYLLNTLGQTVHSSKEVVNGELTKVITMPSSATSGWYIVRVVMSDQVFEKKLLYQK
- a CDS encoding FG-GAP-like repeat-containing protein; translated protein: MKTIRLIPVVLLIGCLTSSWAQLAPIISSFYPTSGAAGTSVTIYGNNFNPSVADNIVYFGAVKATVTAASSSQLSIVVPAGTTFQPISVTNTAIGLTGYSGFSFALTFPGGGDITSSSFAPKIDLEEPSGGITGDIDGDGKPDLVAAEFYGDIYILRNTSTPGNISFDPLIALGTEDTYNNLLLSDVNGDGKLDIVTSNYWNFQVVIFKNLSSPGVISFGPKITFAAGGFNDDIVAGDMDGDGKPDLAVANNVNGTVYLFHNNSTIADIAFSHTGDLSFGECGCYAPRYLALGELNGDNKPDLVYPNNEDDVIGISKNTSTTGSFSFTKDILTFPFGENQAYQVNTTDLDQDSKQDVFASIASGISFWRNTSTVDSFTFDAEQNFADFFFNASCDLNGDGKVDLIGSSSEGFTVLQNNGNAGLISFIEKVIPGLSGFIAIDLDGDGKPDLTDGYSVYLNTMGNNIECNNPTGLAVSNISSTSAQLQWENNPTALHYKVQYKVAGTGDWNTLAKITSTTYLLSGLTPNTSYYWRSKSICSKEPKITSEWSVKQLFTSAPMRIGDQQMVTLQLFPNPVSENFTINLRFTSLPDQAVDLFLLNTLGQVVYSAHEIVGNGMLNKVITMPSTATSGWYVVRVVMSDQVIEQKLLYQK